The following proteins are encoded in a genomic region of Diabrotica virgifera virgifera chromosome 1, PGI_DIABVI_V3a:
- the LOC114328008 gene encoding caspase-7, whose product MATERDAGVFKPQKLLTPPPPETPPATSRSPFRVVDDLPVKKFVERKHLRTDRFEYERKGDDPGYIIIFNQETFYDKELGTRRGTRRDVNELTTCLQRLGFNIDKENILTDKTTEEVEQVLEKASQIDFTNYNCLILFFLSHGEELNFLHTKDGQILAKDIWLKFKDSPGLNGKPKMFVFQACKGENFTTVGNELPKSAVLTPSSTFSPDYLYDDLLIVHSSTEGNCAFRNQYTGSWFIQELCKNFTAYGRKDEVISLIIRVTKCVSNNFTKGKDPTTNLEYSNAKQMPFFISTLRKKFYLNRTKERDAILRIAETNEHILKTLVEIKTQLDHILANDDEKKHKK is encoded by the exons ATGGCTACGGAAAGAGACGCAGGCGTCTTTAAACCTCAAAAACTTCTAACACCACCTCCACCGGAGACTCCACCGGCGACAAGTAGAAGTCCATTCAGAG TTGTAGATGATTTACCCGTAAAGAAATTTGTTGAACGTAAACATTTACGTACAGATCGATTTGAATATGAGAGGAAAGGAGATGATCCTGGatacataataatttttaatcaagaAACATTCTACGATAAAGAATTGGGTACAAGGAGAGGAACTAGAAGAGATGTTAACGAGCTAACTACATGCTTACAGAGGTTAGGATTTAATATTGATAAAGAAAATATATTAACGGATAAGACAACTGAAGAAGTTGAGCAAGTATTGGAGAAAG cTTCCCAGATAGACTTTACAAATTATAATTGCCTAATACTGTTTTTCCTATCGCATGGCGAAGAACTGAACTTCTTACATACCAAAGATGGCCAAATATTAGCAAAAGATATTTGGTTAAAATTTAAAGATAGTCCAGGTCTCAACGGTAAACCAAAAATGTTTGTGTTtcag GCTTGTAAGGGAGAAAACTTTACCACCGTTGGAAATGAATTACCAAAATCAGCGGTTTTAACACCCTCTTCAACATTCTCACCGGATTATCTATATGATGATCTCTTAATAGTTCATTCATCTACAGAAG GTAACTGCGCATTCAGAAATCAATATACTGGCTCATGGTTCATTCAAGAACTATGCAAAAATTTCACAGCCTACGGAAGAAAAGACGAGGTCATAAGTTTGATCATACGAGTCACCAAATGTGTTTCTAATAACTTTACTAAAGGAAAAGATCCAACTACTAATTTGGAGtactctaacgcgaagcaaatgcCGTTTTTTATATCTACATTaagaaaaaagttttatttgaatAGAACCAAGGAAAGAGATGCAATTTTAAGAATAGCCGAAACTAACGAACATATACTTAAGACTTTagttgaaattaaaactcagttgGATCATATTTTAGCAAACGATGATGAAAAGAAACACAAAAAATGA